The Pseudomonas moraviensis genome contains the following window.
CATGCTGCTCAGCGGCAATCAACATCTCACCCGCCGACCCCGGCGTGGTCTGACGATAGTCGCAGAACACCTGCATGTCGTTGAGGCTGCCCGGCGGCACTTCATGTGCGCGGGGGGCGTTGGTGCTGATCGAGGTGATCAGCGCCGGTTTGCTCAATTCGGCAGGATCGATCACCGGCCCGGCAGACGAGGTGCAGAGCATGATCACGTCAGCTTCGGCGATAGCGGCCTCGCGGCTGTCGGCAATCTTCAGTTTCGGCGCGGTGGTCCTCAACACGGCCTGTGTTTCAGGATCTTCCAGCAGCGACGGCGAGTACACGCTGATGCTTTGCCATTCGCGCAAGGTTTTGACGTAATGCAGATGCGCCTGAGCGACTTTCCCGCTGCCGATGATCGCCAGTCGTTGGGCATTCGCCGGTGCGAGGGCGTCAACCGCCACTGCCGTGGTCGCGGCGGTACGCGCGGTGGTCAGTTCGCCGGCATCGCAGAGCAGCAGCGGCTGGCCGGTTTTCATCGACATCAGCAGGGTCCACGCCGTCACCAGCGCACCCTGCTCACGAACGATATACGGCGAAGTCTTCACGCCGTACACGCCGTCCTCGGCCAGCACGCCCAGATAATTGATGAAGTCGCCGGCGCCCTGTGGGAATTCCACTAACTGCTGAGCTGGCTGCACGGCGTTACCGGCCGCCAGATCACGGAACAGTTTGCGCAGGATCTGCGGCACGTCGATTCGCGTCAGCAGATCACGGGCCAGGGCTTGATCGATCACGTACGGGGTACCGGACATCTCGCTCTCCAAAGATAAACTTATTATTCCATTATGGACTTTTGGTTCTGGCGAGCAACCGTCGGGCGTAAAAAAAGCGCAGTCCGTTTCCGGCTGCGCTTTTTCGTATCGCGAGGCTTATTGTGGGCGCTTGCGCTCAACCGCGCGGAGCAGATGCGTCGGCGGTGTTTCGCAGCTGATCTTGCGACCGAGCTTTTCTTCGATGGACGGCAACTGATAGGAGTCGTCCTCACCGGCGAAGCTGATCGACACACCGTCAGCGCCGGCGCGACCGGTACGGCCGATGCGGTGCACGTAATCGTCCGGCACTTCCGGCAGGGTGAAGTTGATCACGTGGCTGATACCGTCGATGTGAATGCCGCGACCGGCGACATCGGTGGCCACCAGCACGCGAATCTTGCCTTCGCGGAAACCTTCCAGGGTCTTGATGCGTTTGTGCTGTGGCACGTCGCCGGACAATTGCGCGGCGTTGATGCCGTCACGCACCAGGCGATCCTCGATGCGGCGCACTTCGTCCTTGCGGTTGGCAAACACGATGACCCGCTCCCAACCGTTGTCGTTGACCAGGTTGTAGAGCAGTTTGTATTTGTCGGCGGCGGCCACGGCGTAGATGTGCTGCTCGACGTTCTCATTGGCGACGTTGGTGATTTCGATTTCGACGATCGCCGGATCCGTGGTCCATTGCTTGGCAAGGTTCATCACGTCTTCGGTAAAGGTCGCGGAGAACAGCAAGGTCTGGCGCTCGGACTTCGGCGGGGTCTGACGAATGATCTGCCGAACCTGCGGGATGAAACCCATGTCGAGCATGCGGTCGGCTTCGTCCAGCACCATCACTTCGACCATGTCCAGGTGCACGTCGCCGCGCTGGTTGAAGTCGAGCAAGCGGCCCGGGGTCGCGACGAGAATGTCGCAATGGCGCGCTTCGAGGTGCTTGAGCTGTTTGTCGAAGTCCATGCCGCCGACGAACGTCATCACGTTGAGGCCGGTGTACTTGGTCAGGTCTGTCGCGTCCTTGGCGATCTGCACCACCAGTTCGCGGGTCGGCGCGATGATCAACGCGCGCGGTTCGCCCATGTAGCGCTCTTTAGGCGGCGGCGTCTGCAGCAGTTGGGTGATGATCGAGATCAGGAACGCGGCGGTCTTGCCGGTGCCGGTCTGCGCACGGCCGATGGCATCTTTGCCGGCGAGGGTGAAGCCCAGCACTTGCGCCTGGATCGGCGTGCAGTAAGGAAAGCCCAGGTCCTGGATGGCGTGCATCAGTTCCGGGGCGAGCTTGAAATCGTGAAAGCGGGTTTTGCCTTCCTGCGGCTCGACGACGAAGTCTTCGAGTTTCCAGGGAATTACCGCCGCCTTGGGCTTCGGTTCGCGACGCGGTCTGGCCGGTTTCGGTGCTTCGCTGCGCGCAGGCTCGGCGGCAATTGGCGCGGCCGTAGCGGGTTTTTCTTCTGGCTTCGGTGTGGCTGCGGGAGCGGGGCGGTCGGCCTGTGGGGCATCGGTGCGATGACCGGGGGCGTGCGACGGCGCGCTGGAAACTGGCGCGAGCTGCTCAGCCTCGCTTTTACCGAACATTTTCTTGAGTGCTTTGAGCACGGTCATCTCATCAATTGGTTAAGGAATGTACGCCGGCCAGTGTAATGCAAGAAACGGGCGCGGCGTAGTAGGAGGGATCAAAGGGCAGGGATTGGTCGCCAATCAGCGCAGGCGTTCGCTCAACCAGACGCCGATGTCGCGAATCTCTTCAGGTAACACTTCGTGCTCCATTGGGTATTCCTGCCATGTCACGGTGACACCATGCTTCACCAAATGCTCATAGGCACTGCGCCCCATCGAGTTCTGCACCACCCCATCGAACTGACCGTGCAGACACAGCGCAGGAATGCGCTGCTGACTGGCGCAAAGCTCCATCTCGTCAGTGAAGGTCGGCGCATATGTCGACAATGCCAGCACCCCACCCAACGGCCCCTGCCATTTCAGGAAAGCGGTGTGCAATACCACGGCGCCGCCCTGGGAGAATCCGGCCAGAAAAATCCGCGAGGCGTCTATTCCGCTGGTGCGCTCGCTCTCGATCAGTTCGATGATGCGATCCGCCGACGCTTCCAACTGGTCACGGTCAATCGCCCGGGCCGGGCTCATGGCCTTGATGTCGTACCAGCTGGGCATGGCATATCCGCCATTTATCGTCACTGGAAGAGTGGGTGCCTGGGGCAGCACAAAACGTGTGCTCAGCAGGCTTTCCTGCAACGCCTCGGCGACCGGCAGGAAGTCGTAACGGTCGGCGCCGAGGCCGTGCAGCCAGATCACGCAGGCATCCGCGGGCTTAACAGGCTGAAGAATCAAGGGCTCGGTCATGTCTGCTCCAAAAATGTGCGGGCGCTCTCATTGAGTGCGTGATTGAAGTGCGCGCCCGGTTGATCCGTTAACAAGATGTCGCAAGGTTACAAGTTTAGCTATTGACGTGTCGCGC
Protein-coding sequences here:
- a CDS encoding ornithine cyclodeaminase family protein gives rise to the protein MSGTPYVIDQALARDLLTRIDVPQILRKLFRDLAAGNAVQPAQQLVEFPQGAGDFINYLGVLAEDGVYGVKTSPYIVREQGALVTAWTLLMSMKTGQPLLLCDAGELTTARTAATTAVAVDALAPANAQRLAIIGSGKVAQAHLHYVKTLREWQSISVYSPSLLEDPETQAVLRTTAPKLKIADSREAAIAEADVIMLCTSSAGPVIDPAELSKPALITSISTNAPRAHEVPPGSLNDMQVFCDYRQTTPGSAGEMLIAAEQHGWHKESIVGDLADLLSDKVPRPDYQRHVFFRSIGLGLEDIALANAVYHLTTNPL
- the rhlB gene encoding ATP-dependent RNA helicase RhlB, with protein sequence MTVLKALKKMFGKSEAEQLAPVSSAPSHAPGHRTDAPQADRPAPAATPKPEEKPATAAPIAAEPARSEAPKPARPRREPKPKAAVIPWKLEDFVVEPQEGKTRFHDFKLAPELMHAIQDLGFPYCTPIQAQVLGFTLAGKDAIGRAQTGTGKTAAFLISIITQLLQTPPPKERYMGEPRALIIAPTRELVVQIAKDATDLTKYTGLNVMTFVGGMDFDKQLKHLEARHCDILVATPGRLLDFNQRGDVHLDMVEVMVLDEADRMLDMGFIPQVRQIIRQTPPKSERQTLLFSATFTEDVMNLAKQWTTDPAIVEIEITNVANENVEQHIYAVAAADKYKLLYNLVNDNGWERVIVFANRKDEVRRIEDRLVRDGINAAQLSGDVPQHKRIKTLEGFREGKIRVLVATDVAGRGIHIDGISHVINFTLPEVPDDYVHRIGRTGRAGADGVSISFAGEDDSYQLPSIEEKLGRKISCETPPTHLLRAVERKRPQ
- a CDS encoding alpha/beta hydrolase, giving the protein MTEPLILQPVKPADACVIWLHGLGADRYDFLPVAEALQESLLSTRFVLPQAPTLPVTINGGYAMPSWYDIKAMSPARAIDRDQLEASADRIIELIESERTSGIDASRIFLAGFSQGGAVVLHTAFLKWQGPLGGVLALSTYAPTFTDEMELCASQQRIPALCLHGQFDGVVQNSMGRSAYEHLVKHGVTVTWQEYPMEHEVLPEEIRDIGVWLSERLR